A window of the Cicer arietinum cultivar CDC Frontier isolate Library 1 chromosome 6, Cicar.CDCFrontier_v2.0, whole genome shotgun sequence genome harbors these coding sequences:
- the LOC101506224 gene encoding probable serine/threonine-protein kinase WNK4 isoform X2, translating to MLKLTLQVDMDVYRKKYPRVDIRAIKNWGRQILSGLEYLHSHDPPVIHRDLKCDNIFVNGHMGKVKIGDLGLAAILSGSQHAHSVIGTPEFMAPELYEEDYNELVDIYSFGMCMIELFTSEFPYNECSNPAQIYKKVTSGKLPEAFYRIQDLEAQKFVGKCLANVSERLSAKELLLDPFLATDQLDSLLPTPTSLSRLNFTTSNPKDKHSLNDQTKSTHMTITGTMNEEDDTVFLKVKIFNKNGNTRNIYFPFDTIKDTAIEVANEMVKELEISDLEPLEIAEMIEEEISTIVPTWRDCDTYKYQRQHSFQYEEEDDINNHHPFFSSSPRSSSHDSLPMFCPSYNNSYFRGNQYPFAQDDLFMNDDASSQSSMNSYNYFNFHSNDSCNEDEQQGSSFAKGEEPLCCNPKSSNKWTRFYPQEEEVEAGITKQFCNMRMDSHTHTHKHHHGPRNRCHKLTKINSYVDIRRQQLQRTLMEEMQKRRMAKTVGAIENIGFKNPEGDGSFSC from the exons ATGTTGAAACTGACCCTTCAGGTCGATATGGACGT gTATAGAAAGAAGTACCCTCGTGTAGATATAAGAGCAATAAAGAATTGGGGTCGCCAAATTCTAAGTGGTTTGGAGTATTTGCACAGCCATGATCCGCCAGTGATTCATAGAGACCTAAAGTGTGATAATATCTTTGTCAATGGTCATATGGGGAAGGTCAAGATTGGTGATTTAGGCCTTGCAGCTATTCTAAGTGGCTCTCAACATGCACATAGTGTCATAG GTACACCTGAATTTATGGCACCAGAATTGTATGAAGAGGACTATAATGAGCTGGTTGACATATACTCTTTTGGTATGTGTATGATAGAGTTGTTCACTTCGGAGTTCCCATACAACGAGTGCTCTAACCCTGCACAAATATACAAGAAAGTTACTTCT GGGAAGCTACCAGAAGCATTTTATAGGATCCAAGATTTAGAAGCCCAAAAGTTTGTTGGAAAATGTTTGGCAAATGTCTCAGAGAGGTTGTCAGCAAAGGAGCTCTTGTTGGACCCTTTTTTAGCCACGGACCAACTTGACTCATTACTGCCAACTCCAACATCACTTAGTAGACTCAATTTCACAACATCAAATCCTAAAGACAAACATTCATTGAATGATCAAACAAAGAGCACACACATGACAATCACAGGGACTATGAATGAAGAGGATGACACTGTTTTCCTTAAAgtaaaaattttcaataaaaatg GAAACACAAGGAATATATATTTCCCGTTTGACACCATAAAGGACACTGCCATTGAGGTTGCAAATGAAATGGTCAAAGAACTAGAAATTAGTGACTTGGAACCATTAGAAATTGCTGAGATGATAGAAGAAGAGATATCAACTATAGTTCCAACATGGAGGGATTGTGACACTTACAAGTATCAAAGACAACATAGTTTTCAATATGAAGAAGAGGATGATATCAATAACCACCATCCTTTCTTCTCATCATCTCCTCGCTCTTCCTCACATGATTCTCTCCCAATGTTTTGTCCTTCCTATAACAATTCCTACTTTCGTGGGAACCAATACCCTTTTGCACAAG ATGATCTATTTATGAATGATGATGCAAGTTCTCAAAGCTCAATGAACTCCTACAATTATTTCAATTTCCATTCCAACGACTCATGCAATGAAGATGAGCAACAAGGTTCAAGTTTTGCAAAAGGAGAAGAACCCCTTTGCTGCAATCCAAAAAGTAGCAACAAGTGGACAAGATTCTACCCTCAAGAAGAGGAAGTTGAAGCTGGAATCACCAAACAGTTTTGCAACATGAGAATGGATTCTCATACTCACACTCATAAACATCATCATGGACCAAGGAATAGATGTCATAAGCTAACTAAGATTAATTCCTATGTTGATATTAGGAGACAACAACTGCAAAGAACACTGATGGAGGAGATGCAAAAGAGAAGGATGGCTAAAACTGTTGGTGCCATTGAGAACATTGGGTTTAAGAATCCAGAAGGAGATGGATCATTTTCTTGTTGA
- the LOC101506224 gene encoding probable serine/threonine-protein kinase WNK5 isoform X1, with protein sequence MYKGRIGGKAQLGYVETDPSGRYGRLRDVLGKGAMKVVYRAFDEVLGIEVAWNQVMLDDVFHSPDQLQRLYSEVHLLKNLDHDSIITFHDTWIDVNCRTFNFITELFTSGTLREYRKKYPRVDIRAIKNWGRQILSGLEYLHSHDPPVIHRDLKCDNIFVNGHMGKVKIGDLGLAAILSGSQHAHSVIGTPEFMAPELYEEDYNELVDIYSFGMCMIELFTSEFPYNECSNPAQIYKKVTSGKLPEAFYRIQDLEAQKFVGKCLANVSERLSAKELLLDPFLATDQLDSLLPTPTSLSRLNFTTSNPKDKHSLNDQTKSTHMTITGTMNEEDDTVFLKVKIFNKNGNTRNIYFPFDTIKDTAIEVANEMVKELEISDLEPLEIAEMIEEEISTIVPTWRDCDTYKYQRQHSFQYEEEDDINNHHPFFSSSPRSSSHDSLPMFCPSYNNSYFRGNQYPFAQDDLFMNDDASSQSSMNSYNYFNFHSNDSCNEDEQQGSSFAKGEEPLCCNPKSSNKWTRFYPQEEEVEAGITKQFCNMRMDSHTHTHKHHHGPRNRCHKLTKINSYVDIRRQQLQRTLMEEMQKRRMAKTVGAIENIGFKNPEGDGSFSC encoded by the exons ATGTATAAGGGGAGAATAGGAGGCAAAGCTCAGCTTGGATATGTTGAAACTGACCCTTCAGGTCGATATGGACGT TTGAGGGATGTCCTTGGCAAAGGAGCCATGAAGGTAGTGTATAGGGCATTTGATGAAGTCCTAGGAATAGAAGTGGCTTGGAACCAAGTCATGCTTGATGATGTCTTTCATTCACCAGATCAACTTCAACGCCTCTATTCAGAGGTTCATCTTCTAAAGAACTTGGATCATGACTCTATCATTACCTTTCATGATACTTGGATCGATGTCAATTGTAGAACTTTCAACTTTATCACTGAATTGTTCACTTCCGGCACCCTAAGAGA gTATAGAAAGAAGTACCCTCGTGTAGATATAAGAGCAATAAAGAATTGGGGTCGCCAAATTCTAAGTGGTTTGGAGTATTTGCACAGCCATGATCCGCCAGTGATTCATAGAGACCTAAAGTGTGATAATATCTTTGTCAATGGTCATATGGGGAAGGTCAAGATTGGTGATTTAGGCCTTGCAGCTATTCTAAGTGGCTCTCAACATGCACATAGTGTCATAG GTACACCTGAATTTATGGCACCAGAATTGTATGAAGAGGACTATAATGAGCTGGTTGACATATACTCTTTTGGTATGTGTATGATAGAGTTGTTCACTTCGGAGTTCCCATACAACGAGTGCTCTAACCCTGCACAAATATACAAGAAAGTTACTTCT GGGAAGCTACCAGAAGCATTTTATAGGATCCAAGATTTAGAAGCCCAAAAGTTTGTTGGAAAATGTTTGGCAAATGTCTCAGAGAGGTTGTCAGCAAAGGAGCTCTTGTTGGACCCTTTTTTAGCCACGGACCAACTTGACTCATTACTGCCAACTCCAACATCACTTAGTAGACTCAATTTCACAACATCAAATCCTAAAGACAAACATTCATTGAATGATCAAACAAAGAGCACACACATGACAATCACAGGGACTATGAATGAAGAGGATGACACTGTTTTCCTTAAAgtaaaaattttcaataaaaatg GAAACACAAGGAATATATATTTCCCGTTTGACACCATAAAGGACACTGCCATTGAGGTTGCAAATGAAATGGTCAAAGAACTAGAAATTAGTGACTTGGAACCATTAGAAATTGCTGAGATGATAGAAGAAGAGATATCAACTATAGTTCCAACATGGAGGGATTGTGACACTTACAAGTATCAAAGACAACATAGTTTTCAATATGAAGAAGAGGATGATATCAATAACCACCATCCTTTCTTCTCATCATCTCCTCGCTCTTCCTCACATGATTCTCTCCCAATGTTTTGTCCTTCCTATAACAATTCCTACTTTCGTGGGAACCAATACCCTTTTGCACAAG ATGATCTATTTATGAATGATGATGCAAGTTCTCAAAGCTCAATGAACTCCTACAATTATTTCAATTTCCATTCCAACGACTCATGCAATGAAGATGAGCAACAAGGTTCAAGTTTTGCAAAAGGAGAAGAACCCCTTTGCTGCAATCCAAAAAGTAGCAACAAGTGGACAAGATTCTACCCTCAAGAAGAGGAAGTTGAAGCTGGAATCACCAAACAGTTTTGCAACATGAGAATGGATTCTCATACTCACACTCATAAACATCATCATGGACCAAGGAATAGATGTCATAAGCTAACTAAGATTAATTCCTATGTTGATATTAGGAGACAACAACTGCAAAGAACACTGATGGAGGAGATGCAAAAGAGAAGGATGGCTAAAACTGTTGGTGCCATTGAGAACATTGGGTTTAAGAATCCAGAAGGAGATGGATCATTTTCTTGTTGA